From Triticum urartu cultivar G1812 chromosome 2, Tu2.1, whole genome shotgun sequence, a single genomic window includes:
- the LOC125539206 gene encoding ABC transporter F family member 4-like isoform X1, with protein sequence MPRPRAPASAADLVAAKLAAQGISAHQVDPDYLSHLQHLHPNGDSSADLVAARLAAQGISAHQVDPDYLSHLQHLHPDGDSSADLVAAKLAAQGISAYQVDPDYLSHLQHLHPGGHSSALERPARGRPGTPPHANKCEQPEDGEARSAPLPSPAPEGGDRPVEEKKLPAEIPGNETADMDEHYSTFWRHTRVVDDMLVFEMDGEVLSYGQVDRAAGTDKKDGEEAAAWAASGENGGGVRKEKGKGKRKVGRPALKARVHDSPPHWQKGRKEKKGAKNGGKKIKVMEEEEDQGRGVKNRAQKNKSRMRDYSPAHRQKSKGEKDGGENGAEKIKEEEEEEKVPVISTGRPPLNARVLDSPAHWQQGWKEKKGVKNGAKKIKLEDDEEKPSRGLPVKTLNTVNRERNSRHDAEPHVASGLDGVVWPTHIMERPDSEFKERLIRVLRKPFSQGEYDMLLGNARIRLPATKKRQTRSGVKYYDSTHERVQSYFDCHPDLAKQVRVESTSKPNQLALLRGFFFWMENITNEDQFRPWSDDFKLYKIME encoded by the exons ATGCCGCGGCCACGCGCTCCGGCTTCCGCCGCCGACTTGGTCGCCGCCAAGCTCGCCGCCCAAGGAATCAGCGCCCATCAGGTTGACCCCGACTACCTCAGCCACCTCCAGCACCTCCACCCCAACGGCGATTCCTCCGCCGACTTGGTCGCCGCCAGGCTCGCCGCCCAAGGAATCAGCGCCCATCAGGTCGACCCCGACTACCTCAGCCACCTCCAGCACCTCCACCCCGACGGCGATTCCTCCGCCGACTTGGTCGCCGCCAAGCTCGCCGCCCAAGGAATCAGCGCCTATCAGGTCGACCCCGACTACCTCAGCCACCTCCAGCACCTTCACCCCGGCGGCCATTCCTCCGCCCTCGAGCGCCCTGCCCGCGGCCGTCCCGGCACCCCTCCCCACGCAAACAAGTGCGAGCAGCCCGAGGATGGCGAAGCCCGAagcgcccccctcccctccccagcCCCGGAAGGAGGCGACCGCCCGGTGGAGGAGAAGAAACTCCCCGCGGAGATCCCTGGGAACGAAACCGCGGACATGGATGAGCACTACAGCACATTCTGGAGGCACACGCGGGTGGTTGACGACATGCTGGTGTTCGAGATGGACGGCGAGGTTCTCAGCTACGGACAGGTGGACAGGGCTGCTGGGACAGACAAGAAGGATGGGGAGGAAGCGGCTGCCTGGGCTGCTTCAGGGGAGAACGGCGGCGGCGTTaggaaggagaaggggaaggggaagaggaaGGTGGGCAGGCCTGCGCTGAAGGCTCGTGTGCACGATTCCCCTCCGCATTGGCAAAAG GGCCGGAAGGAGAAGAAAGGAGCAAAAAATGGTGGTAAGAAGATCAAAGTgatggaggaagaagaagatcaAGGTAGAGGAGTTAAAAATCGTGCTCAGAAGAACAAGTCTCGTATGCGCGATTATTCCCCTGCGCATCGGCAGAAG AGTAAGGGAGAGAAGGACGGAGGAGAAAATGGTGCTGAGAAGatcaaggaggaggaggaagaggagaaggTGCCAGTGATTAGCACGGGTAGGCCTCCGCTGAACGCTCGTGTTCTCGATTCCCCTGCGCATTGGCAACAG GGTTGGAAGGAGAAGAAGGGGGTGAAAAATGGTGCTAAGAAGATCAAGTTGGAGGATGATGAAGAGAAGCCGTCGAGGGGCCTGCCTGTGAAAACACTGAATACTGTGAACAGAGAAAGGAattcaagacatgatgctgagcCTCACGTTGCTTCG GGCTTAGATGGTGTTGTATGGCCTACACATATCATGGAGAGGCCAGATTCAGAATTCAAGGAAAGGTTGATCCGTGTTCTCCGCAAACCATTTAGCCAGGGAGAATACGATATGCTGCTTGGCAATGCTAGAATTCGCCTTCCGGCAACAAAGAAAAGGCAGACGCGCAGCGGTGTGAAGTACTACGACTCTACACATGAAAGGGTGCAATCATATTTTGATTGTCACCCAG ATCTTGCGAAACAAGTACGTGTAGAAAGCACCAGCAAACCCAATCAGCTAGCTCTGTTGCGTGGATTTTTCTTCTGGATGGAG AATATTACGAATGAGGACCAATTCAGGCCATGGAGTGACGATTTCAAACTTTACAAGATCATGGAATGA
- the LOC125539206 gene encoding ABC transporter F family member 4-like isoform X3 encodes MPRPRAPASAADLVAAKLAAQGISAHQVDPDYLSHLQHLHPDGDSSADLVAAKLAAQGISAYQVDPDYLSHLQHLHPGGHSSALERPARGRPGTPPHANKCEQPEDGEARSAPLPSPAPEGGDRPVEEKKLPAEIPGNETADMDEHYSTFWRHTRVVDDMLVFEMDGEVLSYGQVDRAAGTDKKDGEEAAAWAASGENGGGVRKEKGKGKRKVGRPALKARVHDSPPHWQKGRKEKKGAKNGGKKIKVMEEEEDQGRGVKNRAQKNKSRMRDYSPAHRQKSKGEKDGGENGAEKIKEEEEEEKVPVISTGRPPLNARVLDSPAHWQQGWKEKKGVKNGAKKIKLEDDEEKPSRGLPVKTLNTVNRERNSRHDAEPHVASGLDGVVWPTHIMERPDSEFKERLIRVLRKPFSQGEYDMLLGNARIRLPATKKRQTRSGVKYYDSTHERVQSYFDCHPDLAKQVRVESTSKPNQLALLRGFFFWMENITNEDQFRPWSDDFKLYKIME; translated from the exons ATGCCGCGGCCACGCGCTCCGGCTTCCGCCGCCGACTTGGTCGCCGCCAAGCTCGCCGCCCAAGGAATCAGCGCCCATCAG GTCGACCCCGACTACCTCAGCCACCTCCAGCACCTCCACCCCGACGGCGATTCCTCCGCCGACTTGGTCGCCGCCAAGCTCGCCGCCCAAGGAATCAGCGCCTATCAGGTCGACCCCGACTACCTCAGCCACCTCCAGCACCTTCACCCCGGCGGCCATTCCTCCGCCCTCGAGCGCCCTGCCCGCGGCCGTCCCGGCACCCCTCCCCACGCAAACAAGTGCGAGCAGCCCGAGGATGGCGAAGCCCGAagcgcccccctcccctccccagcCCCGGAAGGAGGCGACCGCCCGGTGGAGGAGAAGAAACTCCCCGCGGAGATCCCTGGGAACGAAACCGCGGACATGGATGAGCACTACAGCACATTCTGGAGGCACACGCGGGTGGTTGACGACATGCTGGTGTTCGAGATGGACGGCGAGGTTCTCAGCTACGGACAGGTGGACAGGGCTGCTGGGACAGACAAGAAGGATGGGGAGGAAGCGGCTGCCTGGGCTGCTTCAGGGGAGAACGGCGGCGGCGTTaggaaggagaaggggaaggggaagaggaaGGTGGGCAGGCCTGCGCTGAAGGCTCGTGTGCACGATTCCCCTCCGCATTGGCAAAAG GGCCGGAAGGAGAAGAAAGGAGCAAAAAATGGTGGTAAGAAGATCAAAGTgatggaggaagaagaagatcaAGGTAGAGGAGTTAAAAATCGTGCTCAGAAGAACAAGTCTCGTATGCGCGATTATTCCCCTGCGCATCGGCAGAAG AGTAAGGGAGAGAAGGACGGAGGAGAAAATGGTGCTGAGAAGatcaaggaggaggaggaagaggagaaggTGCCAGTGATTAGCACGGGTAGGCCTCCGCTGAACGCTCGTGTTCTCGATTCCCCTGCGCATTGGCAACAG GGTTGGAAGGAGAAGAAGGGGGTGAAAAATGGTGCTAAGAAGATCAAGTTGGAGGATGATGAAGAGAAGCCGTCGAGGGGCCTGCCTGTGAAAACACTGAATACTGTGAACAGAGAAAGGAattcaagacatgatgctgagcCTCACGTTGCTTCG GGCTTAGATGGTGTTGTATGGCCTACACATATCATGGAGAGGCCAGATTCAGAATTCAAGGAAAGGTTGATCCGTGTTCTCCGCAAACCATTTAGCCAGGGAGAATACGATATGCTGCTTGGCAATGCTAGAATTCGCCTTCCGGCAACAAAGAAAAGGCAGACGCGCAGCGGTGTGAAGTACTACGACTCTACACATGAAAGGGTGCAATCATATTTTGATTGTCACCCAG ATCTTGCGAAACAAGTACGTGTAGAAAGCACCAGCAAACCCAATCAGCTAGCTCTGTTGCGTGGATTTTTCTTCTGGATGGAG AATATTACGAATGAGGACCAATTCAGGCCATGGAGTGACGATTTCAAACTTTACAAGATCATGGAATGA
- the LOC125533790 gene encoding homeobox-leucine zipper protein HOX14-like isoform X1, which yields MDNQQLFGSSYVDTRFFAANGTAQRESQPKARRRRRRAARCGGGDGNGWEMDGGGDPKKRRLTDEQAEMLELSFREERKLETGRKVYLAAELGLDPKQVAVWFQNRRARHKSKTLEQEFARLKHAHDAAILHKCHLENEVLRLKEKLRATAEEVQRLRSAAGIHANGGDSAGAVSVCGGSPGSSFSTGTCQQHPGFSGADVLGRDDDLMMCVPEWFFA from the exons ATGGACAACCAGCAGCTCTTTGGTTCCTCCTACGTGGACACGCGTTTCTTCGCGGCCAATG GCACGGCGCAGCGGGAGAGCCAGCCGAAGGCTCGGCGCAGGCGGCGGAGGGCCGCGAGATGCGGCGGAGGGGATGGTAACGGCTGGGAGATGGACGGAGGAGGGGACCCCAAGAAGCGGCGGCTCACCGATGAGCAGGCGGAGATGCTGGAGCTGAGCTTCCGGGAGGAACGCAAGCTGGAGACCGGCCGGAAGGTGTATCTGGCCGCCGAGCTCGGGCTCGACCCCAAGCAGGTCGCCGTGTGGTTCCAGAACCGCCGGGCGCGCCACAAGAGCAAGACGCTCGAGCAGGAGTTCGCCAGGCTCAAGCACGCCCACGACGCAGCCATCCTCCACAAATGCCACCTCGAGAACGAG GTGCTGAGGCTGAAGGAGAAGCTGAGAGCGACTGCGGAGGAGGTGCAGCGCCTCAGGTCGGCAGCTGGGATCCACGCCAATGGCGGAGACTCCGCTGGCGCCGTTAGCGTGTGCGGCGGGAGCCCGGGCTCATCCTTCTCGACGGGAACCTGCCAGCAGCATCCGGGTTTCAGCGGGGCAGACGTGCTGGGGCGGGACGATGACCTGATGATGTGCGTCCCCGAGTGGTTTTTCGCATGA
- the LOC125539206 gene encoding ABC transporter F family member 4-like isoform X2, whose protein sequence is MPRPRAPASAADLVAARLAAQGISAHQVDPDYLSHLQHLHPDGDSSADLVAAKLAAQGISAYQVDPDYLSHLQHLHPGGHSSALERPARGRPGTPPHANKCEQPEDGEARSAPLPSPAPEGGDRPVEEKKLPAEIPGNETADMDEHYSTFWRHTRVVDDMLVFEMDGEVLSYGQVDRAAGTDKKDGEEAAAWAASGENGGGVRKEKGKGKRKVGRPALKARVHDSPPHWQKGRKEKKGAKNGGKKIKVMEEEEDQGRGVKNRAQKNKSRMRDYSPAHRQKSKGEKDGGENGAEKIKEEEEEEKVPVISTGRPPLNARVLDSPAHWQQGWKEKKGVKNGAKKIKLEDDEEKPSRGLPVKTLNTVNRERNSRHDAEPHVASGLDGVVWPTHIMERPDSEFKERLIRVLRKPFSQGEYDMLLGNARIRLPATKKRQTRSGVKYYDSTHERVQSYFDCHPDLAKQVRVESTSKPNQLALLRGFFFWMENITNEDQFRPWSDDFKLYKIME, encoded by the exons ATGCCGCGGCCACGCGCTCCGGCTTCCGCCGCCGACTTG GTCGCCGCCAGGCTCGCCGCCCAAGGAATCAGCGCCCATCAGGTCGACCCCGACTACCTCAGCCACCTCCAGCACCTCCACCCCGACGGCGATTCCTCCGCCGACTTGGTCGCCGCCAAGCTCGCCGCCCAAGGAATCAGCGCCTATCAGGTCGACCCCGACTACCTCAGCCACCTCCAGCACCTTCACCCCGGCGGCCATTCCTCCGCCCTCGAGCGCCCTGCCCGCGGCCGTCCCGGCACCCCTCCCCACGCAAACAAGTGCGAGCAGCCCGAGGATGGCGAAGCCCGAagcgcccccctcccctccccagcCCCGGAAGGAGGCGACCGCCCGGTGGAGGAGAAGAAACTCCCCGCGGAGATCCCTGGGAACGAAACCGCGGACATGGATGAGCACTACAGCACATTCTGGAGGCACACGCGGGTGGTTGACGACATGCTGGTGTTCGAGATGGACGGCGAGGTTCTCAGCTACGGACAGGTGGACAGGGCTGCTGGGACAGACAAGAAGGATGGGGAGGAAGCGGCTGCCTGGGCTGCTTCAGGGGAGAACGGCGGCGGCGTTaggaaggagaaggggaaggggaagaggaaGGTGGGCAGGCCTGCGCTGAAGGCTCGTGTGCACGATTCCCCTCCGCATTGGCAAAAG GGCCGGAAGGAGAAGAAAGGAGCAAAAAATGGTGGTAAGAAGATCAAAGTgatggaggaagaagaagatcaAGGTAGAGGAGTTAAAAATCGTGCTCAGAAGAACAAGTCTCGTATGCGCGATTATTCCCCTGCGCATCGGCAGAAG AGTAAGGGAGAGAAGGACGGAGGAGAAAATGGTGCTGAGAAGatcaaggaggaggaggaagaggagaaggTGCCAGTGATTAGCACGGGTAGGCCTCCGCTGAACGCTCGTGTTCTCGATTCCCCTGCGCATTGGCAACAG GGTTGGAAGGAGAAGAAGGGGGTGAAAAATGGTGCTAAGAAGATCAAGTTGGAGGATGATGAAGAGAAGCCGTCGAGGGGCCTGCCTGTGAAAACACTGAATACTGTGAACAGAGAAAGGAattcaagacatgatgctgagcCTCACGTTGCTTCG GGCTTAGATGGTGTTGTATGGCCTACACATATCATGGAGAGGCCAGATTCAGAATTCAAGGAAAGGTTGATCCGTGTTCTCCGCAAACCATTTAGCCAGGGAGAATACGATATGCTGCTTGGCAATGCTAGAATTCGCCTTCCGGCAACAAAGAAAAGGCAGACGCGCAGCGGTGTGAAGTACTACGACTCTACACATGAAAGGGTGCAATCATATTTTGATTGTCACCCAG ATCTTGCGAAACAAGTACGTGTAGAAAGCACCAGCAAACCCAATCAGCTAGCTCTGTTGCGTGGATTTTTCTTCTGGATGGAG AATATTACGAATGAGGACCAATTCAGGCCATGGAGTGACGATTTCAAACTTTACAAGATCATGGAATGA
- the LOC125533790 gene encoding homeobox-leucine zipper protein HOX14-like isoform X2 produces the protein MDNQQLFGSSYVDTRFFAANGTAQRESQPKARRRRRRAARCGGGDGNGWEMDGGGDPKKRRLTDEQAEMLELSFREERKLETGRKVYLAAELGLDPKQVAVWFQNRRARHKSKTLEQEFARLKHAHDAAILHKCHLENEEKLRATAEEVQRLRSAAGIHANGGDSAGAVSVCGGSPGSSFSTGTCQQHPGFSGADVLGRDDDLMMCVPEWFFA, from the exons ATGGACAACCAGCAGCTCTTTGGTTCCTCCTACGTGGACACGCGTTTCTTCGCGGCCAATG GCACGGCGCAGCGGGAGAGCCAGCCGAAGGCTCGGCGCAGGCGGCGGAGGGCCGCGAGATGCGGCGGAGGGGATGGTAACGGCTGGGAGATGGACGGAGGAGGGGACCCCAAGAAGCGGCGGCTCACCGATGAGCAGGCGGAGATGCTGGAGCTGAGCTTCCGGGAGGAACGCAAGCTGGAGACCGGCCGGAAGGTGTATCTGGCCGCCGAGCTCGGGCTCGACCCCAAGCAGGTCGCCGTGTGGTTCCAGAACCGCCGGGCGCGCCACAAGAGCAAGACGCTCGAGCAGGAGTTCGCCAGGCTCAAGCACGCCCACGACGCAGCCATCCTCCACAAATGCCACCTCGAGAACGAG GAGAAGCTGAGAGCGACTGCGGAGGAGGTGCAGCGCCTCAGGTCGGCAGCTGGGATCCACGCCAATGGCGGAGACTCCGCTGGCGCCGTTAGCGTGTGCGGCGGGAGCCCGGGCTCATCCTTCTCGACGGGAACCTGCCAGCAGCATCCGGGTTTCAGCGGGGCAGACGTGCTGGGGCGGGACGATGACCTGATGATGTGCGTCCCCGAGTGGTTTTTCGCATGA